The DNA sequence GAGGGACAGTGAGGGTGCGGGACTAGGCTTAAAGGCTTTTGTGAAGTACCAATACATAGGAAGCGGCACCAAATGATTAAATGGAATTCCGATGGAGCGGACTCCATTCACGATTTCGGATTGGGAATGCAGTGTTCCTTCCCAGATCATCGGGAAGGGTTAACGGAATGGAAAGGAGAAATTGGGGATGGTGTCCAAGACTTTTTTAGGGAAGCTCTTTGCCCGAAATGTAGCTTTTCGCGAAATGGAGGGGAATGTGCTGAACAATATGTGTGTAATAATCAAAAAAATGTATATATTTGTTCACGAATTAATTATGTTCACGAATACTGAACAAATAAAAATAATGAACAAAATATTTTTGTAATGACTGAATTAGATATTTTCAATAATGCAATTCATAATTTAGAGAAGGATATCCCGATTACTTGGGACTGGAAAACCATTGCTCCTAATAAAGATATTGGTATAGATGGGGAATTGGATATAACCTTGAATAATAAGAGAGTCTTATTAATGGTTGAGATTAAAAAAGATGTAAAAAATCACCAAATACTCAATATACTTCATTACAATAATAAATTTCAAAATTTTCTATTGGTTGCCGAAAAACTATTCCCAAAAGTAAAGGAAGAACTTCGACAGCATAACGTGAATTATTTAGAGGGCAATGGAAATGTCTATATAAACCATAATGAGATATTCCTTTATATAGATACGAATAAGACACTTAAAACTAAAAAGGATAAAGGAAATAGAGCATTTACCAAAACTGGCCTTAAAGTCATATTTCATTTTTTATTAAATCCGCAGTTAATAAATCAGACACAGAGAGATATTGCTGAGATTACAAATGTAGCCTTGGGAAATATTCCCTTAATTATAAATGGGCTATTGGACACCAACTTCATCTTAAAATTGAATAAGAATGAATACGTCATTAATAATTATGAAGAACTCCTCAATAGATGGATTACAGAATTTGAACAAACTTTAAGACCTACGATTTTTAAGCAACGTTTTAGATTTCAAAATAAAAATCAAGATTGGAAAGAGATACAGTTCAACCAAGGGAAAACGGTATGGGGGGGTGAACCTGCTGGGGATATACTCACCAATCATTTACGTCCGGAAAAGTATATCCTATATACCAAAGAGACCGTAAGAGATCTGATGATCAACTATAGATTAATTCCAGATGACGAAGGAGATGTATGGGCATACGACCTCTTTTGGAACCCCCAATTTAACGAGAATACAGCACCCACAGCATTGGTTTATGCGGAACTAATGATCGGGAATGATAAAAGAAGCAAAGAAACTGCAAACATAATTTTCAATGAGCAAATCAAACCAAACCTATAAGGAATTAGCAATCCCTTATTTTAAAGAGGTTTTTGACATTATCGATGATGTATTGGTAAAACTGAACATACCATACTACCTAATTGGCGCAAGTGCGGTAGCCTTAGAACTATTGAAAGGAGGTATTAAACCGAGCAGGGGAACAAAAGATATTGATTTTGCAATAATGATATCTTCCATACAGGAATTTGAAGCCGTGGTTGAAGCACTTCTCAAATATGGATTTAACAAAGTAGAAGCCCCGTGGACGCTATATAATGACAGATTAAATATTGCCATTGACCTATTACCTTTTGGAGAAATTGAGGAAAAATTCACCATACAATTTAATGAACGCTATACAGATTTGCACGTTTT is a window from the Pseudalgibacter alginicilyticus genome containing:
- a CDS encoding type IV toxin-antitoxin system AbiEi family antitoxin, translated to MTELDIFNNAIHNLEKDIPITWDWKTIAPNKDIGIDGELDITLNNKRVLLMVEIKKDVKNHQILNILHYNNKFQNFLLVAEKLFPKVKEELRQHNVNYLEGNGNVYINHNEIFLYIDTNKTLKTKKDKGNRAFTKTGLKVIFHFLLNPQLINQTQRDIAEITNVALGNIPLIINGLLDTNFILKLNKNEYVINNYEELLNRWITEFEQTLRPTIFKQRFRFQNKNQDWKEIQFNQGKTVWGGEPAGDILTNHLRPEKYILYTKETVRDLMINYRLIPDDEGDVWAYDLFWNPQFNENTAPTALVYAELMIGNDKRSKETANIIFNEQIKPNL